A genomic window from Rhizobium sp. 007 includes:
- a CDS encoding HIT family protein, with protein sequence MDDFILDRRLESDSDSVMQTGLCDLRLSKDARWPWLILVPRRANMTEIFELTPLDQVLLTFETEMTAAALKKITGATKINIGALGNIVRQLHVHVIARFEGDANWPGPVWSFGKAEPYEAGKRDEFIAKLREALSS encoded by the coding sequence TTGGACGATTTCATTCTCGACCGTCGGCTGGAGAGCGATAGCGACAGCGTCATGCAGACGGGTCTGTGTGATCTCCGATTATCGAAGGACGCCCGCTGGCCGTGGCTGATCCTGGTGCCACGCAGGGCCAACATGACGGAGATCTTCGAACTCACGCCGCTCGATCAGGTGCTTCTCACCTTCGAAACCGAAATGACCGCGGCTGCGCTGAAGAAGATCACCGGTGCCACAAAAATCAACATCGGGGCCCTTGGCAATATCGTCCGTCAGCTTCATGTTCATGTCATTGCCCGCTTCGAAGGCGATGCCAACTGGCCAGGCCCCGTTTGGAGCTTCGGTAAGGCCGAGCCCTACGAAGCGGGCAAGAGAGATGAATTCATAGCGAAGTTGCGGGAAGCCCTTTCATCATGA
- the recR gene encoding recombination mediator RecR, whose translation MTKRVTGPEIEKLIQLLAKVPGLGPRSARRAALHLIKKKDQLLGPLSTAMGEAYDKVKVCSRCGNVDTVDPCTVCTDERRDHSVIIVVEDVSDLWALERAAAMNAAYHVLGGTLSPLDGIGPDDLNIRGLIDRIGEGGIRELIIAVNATVEGQTTAHYITDQLTGLDVKITRLAHGVPVGGELDYLDEGTLAAALRARTAI comes from the coding sequence ATGACAAAGCGAGTCACCGGCCCCGAAATCGAAAAACTCATCCAGCTTCTGGCGAAGGTGCCGGGCCTCGGGCCTCGCTCGGCCCGGCGCGCGGCGCTGCACTTGATCAAGAAGAAGGACCAACTGCTCGGACCGTTGTCGACCGCGATGGGTGAGGCCTATGACAAGGTGAAGGTCTGCTCGCGCTGCGGCAATGTCGATACCGTCGATCCCTGCACCGTTTGCACCGACGAGCGCCGCGACCACTCCGTCATCATCGTCGTTGAGGACGTTTCCGACCTCTGGGCATTGGAACGCGCCGCAGCGATGAACGCAGCATATCATGTACTCGGCGGCACGCTTTCGCCGCTCGATGGCATCGGGCCGGATGACCTGAACATTCGCGGGCTGATCGATCGCATCGGGGAAGGCGGTATTCGCGAACTCATCATCGCCGTTAACGCGACTGTCGAGGGCCAAACCACAGCGCACTATATAACGGACCAGCTGACGGGATTGGACGTGAAGATCACGCGGTTGGCGCATGGCGTGCCGGTCGGCGGTGAACTCGACTACCTCGACGAAGGGACACTGGCTGCCGCCTTGAGGGCAAGGACTGCGATCTGA
- the nudC gene encoding NAD(+) diphosphatase: MNRSLFDSDVPHPEPSNLTAFAANDLNRDSEHRDEQSVENALAKDGTHIFAFAKDKLVLKHDGQVLDPLFARYELQELQPHWDETILLGYRKTGEPRLAVPVGIPAEELESHYKPADGRTLYRDQLVDDVLLGEFAQAASLIRWNGDNRFCGRCGSTMEMRIGGYKRVCTACEHMIFPRTDPVVIMLTIDEQRDLCLLGRSHHFTPGMYSCLAGFVEPGETIENAVRRETLEESGIKTGRIRYHASQPWPMPHTLMIGCYAEAKSTEVHRDESELEDCRWFTREETLEMLERPGANGQASPPKGAIAHRLMRDWVEWKKQ; the protein is encoded by the coding sequence ATGAACCGTTCGCTTTTCGATTCGGATGTCCCACATCCGGAGCCCAGCAATCTCACCGCCTTTGCCGCAAACGACCTCAACCGCGATTCCGAACATCGCGACGAGCAGTCCGTCGAAAATGCACTGGCGAAGGACGGCACGCATATCTTCGCCTTCGCCAAGGACAAGCTTGTCCTGAAGCATGATGGACAAGTGCTCGATCCGCTGTTTGCCCGCTACGAACTGCAGGAACTGCAGCCACATTGGGACGAGACGATCCTGCTCGGCTACCGCAAGACGGGCGAACCGCGGCTTGCCGTTCCCGTCGGCATTCCCGCCGAGGAACTTGAAAGCCACTACAAGCCCGCCGACGGCCGGACGCTCTACCGCGACCAGCTCGTCGATGACGTTCTGCTTGGCGAATTCGCCCAGGCCGCAAGCCTCATCCGCTGGAACGGCGACAACCGCTTCTGCGGCCGTTGCGGTAGCACGATGGAGATGCGCATCGGCGGCTACAAGCGGGTTTGCACGGCCTGCGAACACATGATCTTCCCGCGCACCGACCCGGTGGTCATCATGCTGACGATCGATGAACAGCGCGACCTTTGCCTGCTCGGCCGCAGCCACCATTTTACGCCGGGCATGTATTCCTGCCTCGCCGGCTTCGTCGAGCCCGGCGAAACGATCGAAAATGCCGTGCGCCGCGAGACGCTGGAAGAATCCGGTATCAAAACCGGCCGGATTCGCTACCACGCGTCGCAGCCCTGGCCGATGCCGCATACGCTGATGATCGGCTGCTATGCCGAGGCGAAATCAACAGAGGTCCACCGCGACGAATCGGAACTGGAAGATTGCCGCTGGTTCACCCGCGAGGAAACACTTGAAATGCTCGAACGCCCCGGCGCCAACGGTCAGGCTTCGCCGCCCAAAGGCGCTATCGCGCACCGCCTGATGCGCGATTGGGTGGAGTGGAAAAAGCAATAG
- a CDS encoding MFS transporter: MPSNSSTLAPLKHETYRTIWFASLASNFGGLIQAVGAAWMMTTLTASEDMVALVQTSTALPIMLFSLISGALADNFDRRQVMLTAQFLMLAVSTILTACALLGWITPWLLLFFTFLIGCGTALNNPSWQASVGDMVPRADLPNAVTLNSMGFNMTRSVGPAIGGVIVATAGAAAAFMVNTLSYFALIYALTRWKPSLPASSLPRESLGSAISAGLRYVSMSPNLEKVLIRGLIFGVGASSVLALLPIVAIDLVAGGPLTYGFMLGSFGIGAIGGGALNARLREMFSSETIIRYAFAGFAISMVIAASSPFAVLTSAGLLVSGACWVLALSLFNTIVQLSTPRWVVGRALSLYQTVTFGGIAGGSWLWGVAADRFGVSNALYGSAAVMLIGIVIGFRFSMPAFASLNLDPLNRFIEPALGLDITPRSGPIVIQVDYQIGDSDLPEFLKLMGERRRIRIRDGARNWALMRDLENPGTWTETYHTPTWVEYIRHNQRRTQADAENADRLRALHRGMAAPHVHRMIERQTIPPSDDVFHKAPIDLHH; the protein is encoded by the coding sequence GTGCCATCCAATTCATCAACGCTGGCGCCGCTGAAGCATGAAACCTACCGCACAATCTGGTTCGCAAGCCTCGCCTCGAATTTCGGCGGGTTGATCCAGGCGGTAGGGGCCGCGTGGATGATGACGACCCTCACCGCTTCCGAGGACATGGTGGCGCTGGTCCAGACCTCGACAGCGCTTCCCATAATGCTGTTCTCGCTCATCTCGGGCGCGCTCGCCGACAATTTCGACCGGCGGCAGGTGATGCTGACGGCGCAATTCCTCATGCTTGCCGTCTCGACGATCCTCACCGCCTGTGCCCTGCTCGGCTGGATCACGCCCTGGCTGCTCCTGTTCTTCACCTTCCTGATCGGCTGCGGCACGGCACTCAACAACCCCTCCTGGCAGGCCTCCGTCGGCGATATGGTGCCGCGGGCAGACCTGCCGAACGCGGTGACGCTGAACAGTATGGGCTTCAACATGACCCGCAGCGTCGGCCCCGCCATCGGCGGCGTCATTGTCGCGACGGCGGGTGCCGCCGCTGCCTTTATGGTGAATACGCTCAGTTATTTTGCGCTTATCTACGCACTCACGCGCTGGAAGCCATCGCTGCCCGCTTCCAGCCTTCCGCGCGAAAGCCTCGGGAGTGCGATCTCCGCCGGTCTTCGATATGTCTCGATGTCGCCCAACCTTGAAAAGGTACTTATCCGCGGCTTGATCTTCGGCGTGGGCGCGAGCTCGGTGCTCGCGCTCCTGCCGATCGTCGCAATCGATCTCGTCGCCGGCGGGCCACTGACCTACGGCTTCATGCTCGGCTCCTTCGGCATCGGCGCAATCGGCGGCGGGGCGCTCAATGCGCGGCTGCGCGAGATGTTCAGCAGCGAGACCATCATCCGCTACGCCTTTGCCGGTTTTGCCATCAGCATGGTGATTGCCGCGTCGAGCCCGTTTGCCGTGCTCACCTCGGCGGGGCTGCTCGTTTCCGGCGCGTGCTGGGTACTCGCGCTTTCGCTGTTCAACACGATCGTACAGCTTTCGACGCCGCGCTGGGTCGTCGGCCGGGCCCTGTCGCTTTATCAGACGGTCACCTTCGGCGGCATTGCCGGCGGCAGCTGGCTTTGGGGTGTGGCCGCCGATCGCTTCGGCGTTTCGAATGCGCTTTATGGCTCAGCCGCAGTGATGCTGATCGGCATCGTTATCGGCTTTCGCTTCTCGATGCCGGCCTTTGCCTCGCTCAATCTCGACCCGCTCAACCGTTTCATAGAGCCCGCGCTTGGGCTCGACATCACGCCCCGCAGCGGGCCGATCGTCATTCAGGTCGATTATCAGATCGGCGATAGCGACCTGCCCGAATTCCTGAAGCTGATGGGTGAACGGCGGCGCATCCGCATCCGCGACGGCGCACGCAACTGGGCACTGATGCGCGACCTCGAAAATCCCGGCACCTGGACCGAAACCTATCACACGCCGACCTGGGTCGAGTACATCCGCCACAACCAGCGCCGCACGCAGGCCGATGCGGAAAACGCCGATCGCCTTCGCGCCCTCCACCGCGGCATGGCAGCGCCGCATGTTCACCGCATGATTGAGCGGCAGACCATCCCGCCATCCGACGATGTGTTCCACAAGGCGCCGATCGATCTTCACCACTGA
- a CDS encoding LysE family translocator produces MTLTSLLVFAGALFMAAGSPGPSVAALVARVLSKGARDVLPFLAAMWIGEAIWLTCAVAGLAAVAETFHLAFVAIKWLGVCYLLYLAWKMWFASYDASEEKLPEGQSAAKLFFAGMTVTLGNPKIMMFYVALLPSIIDIHSVTIVGWTELVATMFVVLILIDVSWALLAAKARGFLKSRRAIRIANRASAGTMAGAAVAIAMR; encoded by the coding sequence ATGACGCTGACCAGTCTCCTTGTTTTTGCCGGCGCTCTCTTCATGGCCGCCGGTTCGCCGGGGCCGAGCGTTGCGGCGCTTGTCGCCCGCGTATTGTCGAAGGGCGCCCGTGATGTTCTGCCATTCCTCGCCGCCATGTGGATTGGCGAAGCGATCTGGCTGACCTGTGCGGTGGCTGGCCTTGCCGCCGTTGCCGAAACCTTCCATTTGGCCTTTGTCGCCATCAAGTGGCTCGGTGTCTGCTATCTGCTCTATCTCGCCTGGAAGATGTGGTTCGCCTCGTATGATGCGAGCGAGGAAAAGCTGCCTGAAGGGCAATCCGCCGCAAAGCTCTTCTTTGCGGGCATGACGGTGACGCTCGGCAATCCGAAGATCATGATGTTCTACGTCGCCCTGCTGCCTTCGATCATCGATATCCATTCGGTGACGATTGTTGGCTGGACAGAACTCGTCGCGACCATGTTCGTTGTGCTGATTCTGATCGACGTCAGCTGGGCACTGCTTGCCGCAAAAGCCCGCGGCTTCCTGAAAAGCCGCCGTGCGATCAGGATCGCAAACCGTGCCAGCGCCGGAACCATGGCCGGTGCCGCCGTCGCAATCGCGATGCGCTGA
- a CDS encoding lytic murein transglycosylase, protein MPSRAEWGSICRWAIALACFFALLPLPALAQNRPAVERQFQQWIISDLGPDAKKAGISEKTLQAAFKGIALNWSLPDLAPPGFPPAKERKQTQAEFSSPGPYFNEDRLKKLAATGRGFASQYASTLKRIEKTYGVPGSIVLAIWGRETGFGAAKIPNSAIEVLATKAFMSTRKEMFRVELIAALHILDGGDVTPAGFRSSWAGALGQPQFMPTSYLKYAVDFDGDGHRNIWTSVPDTLASIANYLVKKGWQRNRDWGFEVTIPAAVSCAQEGPDIAQPLSHWASLGINRKSGKGFPSGEMKASGMMLVPAGRDGPEFIVTPNFYIIKEYNNSDLYALYIGNLADRIAYGSGAFQGAWGDVGKMLRSDVAAMQKALERQGYDVGGSDGLPGYKTRRSIGQWQEKNGMQPTCFPDASMKGKLK, encoded by the coding sequence ATGCCCAGCAGGGCGGAGTGGGGCAGCATTTGCCGTTGGGCCATTGCTTTGGCATGTTTTTTCGCTCTCCTCCCTCTTCCTGCGCTTGCCCAGAACAGGCCGGCGGTGGAAAGACAATTCCAGCAATGGATCATCAGCGATCTTGGCCCTGATGCGAAGAAGGCCGGCATTTCAGAAAAGACGCTGCAGGCCGCATTCAAGGGCATCGCGCTCAACTGGAGTCTTCCCGATCTTGCGCCTCCCGGATTCCCACCGGCGAAAGAGCGCAAGCAGACGCAGGCGGAGTTTTCTTCGCCCGGTCCGTATTTTAACGAGGACCGGCTGAAGAAGCTGGCGGCAACCGGACGCGGTTTTGCCTCGCAATATGCCTCGACGCTGAAGCGCATCGAAAAGACCTATGGCGTGCCGGGCTCGATCGTACTGGCGATCTGGGGCCGTGAGACGGGCTTCGGCGCGGCGAAGATCCCGAATTCGGCGATCGAGGTGCTGGCGACCAAGGCCTTCATGTCGACTCGCAAGGAAATGTTCCGGGTCGAGCTGATCGCGGCGCTTCACATTCTCGATGGCGGTGACGTGACGCCGGCCGGCTTCAGGAGCTCGTGGGCGGGAGCGCTCGGCCAGCCGCAATTCATGCCGACCAGCTATCTGAAATATGCGGTCGACTTCGATGGTGACGGGCACCGCAATATCTGGACGTCCGTACCGGATACACTGGCATCCATAGCCAACTATCTTGTTAAGAAAGGCTGGCAGCGAAATCGTGACTGGGGCTTCGAGGTGACGATCCCGGCGGCGGTTTCCTGCGCACAGGAGGGACCGGATATCGCACAGCCGCTTTCGCACTGGGCTTCGCTCGGCATCAATCGCAAGTCCGGCAAGGGCTTTCCATCCGGCGAAATGAAGGCTTCGGGTATGATGCTTGTGCCGGCGGGGCGGGATGGGCCGGAATTCATCGTCACGCCGAACTTCTACATCATCAAGGAATACAACAACTCCGATCTCTATGCGCTCTATATCGGCAACCTCGCCGACCGGATCGCTTATGGCTCCGGCGCCTTTCAGGGTGCTTGGGGCGATGTCGGCAAAATGCTGCGATCCGATGTGGCGGCAATGCAAAAAGCACTGGAGCGCCAAGGCTACGACGTCGGCGGATCGGACGGCTTGCCGGGCTACAAGACCCGCCGTTCGATCGGACAGTGGCAGGAAAAGAACGGTATGCAACCGACCTGTTTTCCCGATGCTTCGATGAAGGGCAAGCTGAAGTAA
- a CDS encoding YafY family protein — MARSERLLTLLQTLRRYRRPVSGAVLATETGVSIRTLYRDIASLQGQGALIEGEPGIGYVLKPGFMLPPMMFSQDEIEALVLGSRWVARAADPRLAAAGADALAKIADVLPHEMRDEIETSTLLVHLRPPVADKADLDAIRKAIRSERILKLTYSDESGTVSVRNIWPFALSYFEQVRVVVAWCELRQDYRHFRTDRIVEMRPQDVRYPRRRAVLLKEWRDQQEISS, encoded by the coding sequence ATGGCGCGCTCGGAACGCCTTCTGACCCTGCTTCAGACGTTGCGGCGCTACCGACGGCCGGTGAGCGGTGCCGTCCTTGCTACGGAAACAGGCGTCAGCATCCGCACGCTCTATCGCGATATCGCCAGCCTCCAGGGGCAGGGGGCTCTGATCGAAGGCGAACCCGGCATCGGCTACGTCTTGAAGCCCGGCTTCATGCTGCCGCCGATGATGTTTTCGCAGGACGAGATCGAGGCATTGGTCCTCGGTTCGCGCTGGGTCGCCCGCGCCGCCGATCCGCGTCTTGCTGCTGCCGGCGCCGATGCACTGGCGAAGATTGCCGATGTCCTGCCACACGAAATGCGCGATGAAATCGAGACCTCGACGCTTCTCGTTCACCTGCGTCCGCCCGTTGCCGACAAGGCGGATCTTGACGCCATTCGCAAGGCGATCCGCAGCGAACGGATTCTCAAGCTGACCTATTCCGACGAGAGCGGAACCGTCTCCGTCCGCAATATCTGGCCCTTTGCGCTCAGCTACTTCGAGCAGGTCCGCGTCGTGGTGGCGTGGTGCGAACTGCGGCAGGATTACCGTCATTTCCGCACCGACCGGATCGTCGAAATGAGACCCCAAGACGTACGCTATCCGCGCCGCCGCGCAGTGCTTCTCAAGGAGTGGCGGGATCAGCAGGAAATTTCGTCTTAG
- a CDS encoding DNA polymerase III subunit gamma/tau: protein MSDTERQSQDAASTGTGYRVLARKYRPKDFTDLMVGQEPMVRTLTNAFETGRIAQAYMLTGVRGVGKTTTARILARALNYKTPEIDKPTIDLRVPGEHCQAIMEGRHVDVIEMDAASHTGIDDIREIIEQVRYRPVSARYKVYIIDEVHMLSTQAFNGLLKTLEEPPEHVKFIFATTEIRKVPITVLSRCQRFDLRRISAADLVGLFTTIAAKEGIDAEPDALAMIARAAEGSARDGLSLLDQAIAHGSGAVQAEAVRGMLGLADRARIVDLFEHVARGDVAAALAEFQAQYEAGANPVVVLTDLADFTHLVTRLKYVPDAANDPSLSEVERTRASEFAQGIAVTTLSRIWQMLLKGIPETESSSRTAGAAEMVLIRLAHAAHLPSPEDAARRLAELSENGSGSRPSPTPSGTGSGNGVRVPYQSAVAVRATESTPRPQPSGGPAMLRAVPDPDPQLTQTAGRIETKPAEAPKPLVHVNSIADIVNLAAEKRDPKLKALVRNFVRPVKIETGRLDVNLTDGAPATLLNELAVKLKEWTGIHWIVSLSREAGDPTMVEAEAKAKEQQVSDARQDPDVAAILAQFPGAKIIDVRVRAPEPEEEGEAKPPAVAESEEGDILPGDDIEF, encoded by the coding sequence ATGAGCGACACCGAGCGACAGTCACAAGATGCCGCCTCGACGGGCACCGGGTACCGGGTGCTGGCACGCAAATACCGCCCCAAGGATTTCACGGACCTCATGGTCGGCCAGGAGCCGATGGTCCGCACGCTGACCAACGCCTTCGAGACCGGCCGCATTGCGCAGGCCTACATGCTGACCGGCGTCCGTGGCGTCGGCAAGACGACGACAGCCCGTATTCTGGCGCGCGCGCTGAATTACAAGACGCCCGAGATCGACAAGCCGACGATCGACCTGCGCGTGCCGGGCGAGCATTGCCAGGCGATCATGGAAGGCCGCCATGTCGACGTGATCGAGATGGACGCCGCCTCCCATACCGGTATCGACGATATCCGTGAAATCATCGAGCAGGTACGCTATCGGCCGGTGTCTGCGCGCTACAAGGTTTATATCATCGACGAAGTACACATGCTTTCGACACAGGCCTTCAACGGCTTGCTGAAGACGCTCGAAGAGCCGCCGGAGCACGTGAAGTTCATTTTTGCGACCACCGAAATCCGCAAGGTTCCGATTACCGTTCTCTCGCGCTGCCAGCGCTTCGATCTCCGCCGCATCAGCGCGGCGGATCTGGTCGGCTTGTTTACAACCATCGCAGCGAAGGAAGGCATCGATGCGGAGCCGGATGCGCTGGCGATGATCGCGCGCGCCGCTGAAGGCTCGGCACGTGACGGCCTTTCGCTGCTTGACCAGGCAATCGCCCATGGTAGCGGCGCAGTCCAGGCGGAAGCGGTGCGCGGCATGCTGGGCCTTGCCGATCGTGCTCGCATCGTCGATCTCTTCGAGCATGTTGCCAGAGGCGATGTCGCTGCAGCGCTTGCCGAATTTCAGGCGCAGTACGAGGCGGGCGCAAATCCCGTCGTCGTGTTGACCGACCTTGCCGATTTCACCCATCTCGTTACCCGGCTGAAATATGTGCCGGACGCGGCTAATGACCCGTCGCTCAGCGAAGTCGAGCGAACCAGGGCTTCCGAGTTCGCGCAAGGGATTGCGGTAACGACGCTGTCGCGGATCTGGCAGATGTTGTTGAAGGGCATTCCGGAAACCGAAAGCTCTTCGCGCACGGCCGGTGCGGCGGAAATGGTGCTGATACGGTTGGCGCATGCGGCGCATCTGCCGTCGCCCGAAGATGCCGCGCGTCGCCTTGCCGAGCTCTCCGAAAACGGCAGCGGTTCGCGTCCTTCGCCTACGCCGTCGGGTACCGGTAGCGGCAATGGTGTCCGTGTACCATATCAGTCGGCGGTAGCCGTACGCGCGACGGAGAGCACGCCGAGGCCGCAGCCTTCAGGGGGACCGGCCATGTTGCGTGCCGTACCCGATCCCGATCCGCAGCTGACGCAGACGGCAGGCCGCATCGAGACGAAGCCAGCGGAAGCGCCCAAGCCGCTCGTTCATGTCAATTCGATCGCCGATATCGTCAATCTCGCTGCGGAAAAGCGCGACCCGAAGCTGAAAGCACTCGTGCGCAATTTCGTGCGGCCCGTGAAGATCGAGACCGGCCGTCTCGACGTTAACCTTACCGACGGGGCGCCGGCGACACTGCTCAACGAGCTTGCCGTGAAGTTGAAGGAATGGACCGGCATACACTGGATCGTCAGCCTCAGCCGCGAGGCCGGCGACCCGACGATGGTCGAGGCAGAAGCCAAGGCCAAGGAGCAGCAGGTGAGCGACGCCCGGCAGGATCCGGATGTGGCGGCAATCCTGGCGCAGTTTCCGGGCGCAAAGATCATCGACGTCCGGGTAAGGGCACCCGAACCGGAGGAGGAAGGCGAGGCGAAGCCGCCTGCAGTCGCTGAATCCGAAGAGGGTGACATTCTGCCCGGCGACGACATAGAATTCTGA
- a CDS encoding GNAT family N-acetyltransferase translates to MHAFRKARETDLVDIIRLLADGDIGQGREVVANPVDGRYQTAFAAIDADKNQLLAVAVDQKHHVVGCLQLSFIPGLSRTGTWRGQIESVRIAREARGSGLGTEFIEWAVETCRARGCKLVQLTSDKSRADSIRFYEKLGFTASHEGLKRNL, encoded by the coding sequence ATCCACGCATTCCGAAAAGCCCGCGAAACCGACCTTGTCGACATCATCCGGCTGCTTGCCGACGGCGATATCGGCCAAGGCAGAGAGGTCGTCGCCAATCCCGTCGATGGGCGCTACCAGACAGCCTTTGCCGCAATCGACGCAGATAAAAACCAACTGCTGGCGGTTGCCGTGGATCAAAAGCATCACGTCGTCGGCTGTTTGCAGCTCTCGTTCATTCCCGGACTGTCGCGCACCGGCACGTGGCGCGGGCAGATCGAGAGCGTAAGGATTGCAAGGGAAGCGCGCGGCAGCGGGCTGGGGACCGAATTCATCGAATGGGCGGTAGAGACATGCCGTGCGCGCGGCTGCAAGCTCGTGCAGCTCACCTCGGACAAATCCCGGGCGGATTCCATCCGCTTCTATGAAAAGCTCGGCTTTACTGCGAGCCATGAAGGTCTGAAGCGTAACCTATAG
- a CDS encoding MOSC domain-containing protein, whose product MKIRAVCTANPERLPGKKYKTGIYKQAVNGAVIIDSEGLVGDAICNREHHGGVDQAVYLEGSLTLDWWAGELGRAIEPGTFGENLVIDGLDNRAVSVGDRLITGELVLEATSARIPCATFAAKMADPKFVKRYTKASRPGIYCRVITGGVAEAGMPVEYVPYGGQKVTMPEMLATFGKLLSAEDRARYLAAPIHYKLRRLLEAQLSDLQ is encoded by the coding sequence ATGAAAATACGTGCCGTCTGCACCGCCAATCCCGAGCGGCTGCCCGGCAAGAAATACAAGACGGGTATCTACAAGCAAGCCGTCAACGGCGCCGTGATCATCGACTCCGAAGGTCTCGTCGGCGACGCCATTTGCAACCGCGAGCATCACGGCGGTGTCGATCAGGCCGTCTATCTCGAAGGATCGCTGACACTCGACTGGTGGGCGGGAGAGCTTGGGCGCGCGATCGAGCCCGGCACGTTCGGCGAAAATCTTGTGATCGATGGCCTCGACAACCGCGCAGTTTCAGTTGGCGATCGCTTGATAACGGGCGAGCTCGTTCTCGAGGCGACGTCGGCGCGCATTCCGTGCGCGACCTTCGCCGCCAAGATGGCCGATCCGAAATTCGTGAAGCGCTACACCAAGGCCAGCCGCCCCGGCATTTATTGCCGGGTTATCACTGGTGGGGTGGCGGAGGCCGGAATGCCCGTCGAATACGTGCCTTACGGAGGTCAGAAGGTGACGATGCCCGAGATGCTCGCAACATTCGGCAAGTTGCTCTCCGCCGAGGACCGTGCGCGGTATCTCGCCGCGCCCATCCATTACAAACTGCGCCGCCTTCTGGAAGCGCAGCTCTCGGACTTGCAATGA
- a CDS encoding YbaB/EbfC family nucleoid-associated protein: MRDLMGMMGKVKEMQAKMEQMQAEIAELQAEGKAGGGLVTVVMSGKGELKSLKIDPSLFKEDDVEILEDLIIAAHKDAKDKAEAAAAEKTKALTAGLPIPPGFKMPF, translated from the coding sequence ATGCGCGACCTCATGGGCATGATGGGCAAAGTCAAGGAAATGCAGGCCAAGATGGAGCAGATGCAGGCGGAAATAGCCGAGCTCCAGGCTGAAGGAAAGGCGGGCGGCGGTCTCGTGACCGTTGTCATGAGCGGCAAGGGCGAACTGAAGAGCCTGAAGATCGACCCGTCGCTCTTCAAGGAAGACGATGTCGAGATCCTCGAGGATCTGATCATTGCCGCCCACAAGGATGCCAAGGACAAGGCGGAAGCCGCTGCAGCCGAAAAGACGAAGGCGCTGACCGCCGGCCTGCCAATCCCGCCCGGCTTCAAGATGCCGTTCTGA
- the rimP gene encoding ribosome maturation factor RimP: MSDPTNADNELEPRLITETGLDQRLADIIEPVLVGMGFRLTRVRMLNQNGATLQIMAERHNGTMSVEDCEEVSMAISPVLDVEDPIDREYHLEVSSPGIDRPLVRKSDFTRWQGHLVKCETSIMIGNRKRFRGKIIEADADGFTLERDQVADGEEQKVTIPFTALSDAKLILTDDLIRDALRADKAAKAQAANQNEADDEE; this comes from the coding sequence TTGTCGGATCCGACGAACGCAGACAATGAACTTGAGCCGCGGTTGATTACCGAAACCGGGCTTGACCAGCGCCTTGCCGACATCATCGAACCCGTGCTCGTCGGCATGGGCTTCCGCCTGACCCGCGTGCGCATGCTCAACCAGAACGGCGCTACGCTGCAGATCATGGCAGAGCGCCACAATGGCACGATGAGCGTCGAAGACTGCGAAGAGGTCTCGATGGCCATTTCTCCGGTTCTTGATGTGGAAGATCCGATCGATCGGGAGTATCATCTGGAGGTGTCTTCGCCCGGTATCGACCGTCCTTTGGTGCGGAAATCCGATTTCACCCGTTGGCAGGGGCACCTTGTGAAGTGCGAAACGTCGATCATGATCGGCAACCGCAAGCGCTTTCGCGGAAAGATCATCGAAGCGGACGCGGATGGTTTCACGCTCGAACGTGACCAGGTTGCCGATGGCGAAGAGCAGAAGGTCACCATTCCCTTCACGGCGCTCAGCGATGCGAAGCTCATTCTGACCGACGATCTGATTCGCGATGCGCTGCGCGCCGATAAGGCCGCGAAAGCGCAGGCAGCGAACCAGAACGAGGCGGACGACGAAGAATAA